The Chloroflexota bacterium DNA segment CTTTGCCTACGACCTGGTGCGTAATTTGCGCCTCTATGGAGTTGCCGCCGCATTTGCGGTGATTATATTCTTCGTGGCGTTGACGGTTTTCCTGATTACCAATCGGATCACGCGCGCGACCGAATCGTATGCGGAGGCTTAACATGACATCCACCGTTCAAACTTCCAAGAAAAAAAATATCTTTGTACGTTTTCTGACAATGAACACATCCGGGGAAGCTAGCGGGCGCGAATTACCTTTGTGGCGACAGTTGCTGCTCCAACTGTTGACTCTATTCATCGCGGCCGCAGTGATGTTTCCCATCATGTATGTGATTACAATGTCCCTCAGTTCTGTGAGTACGCGTCCGTCCAGCCTGGAACTCTTCCCGAAGGAAATTTCGCTGGATGCATTTAAGCAGGTATTGGACCGTCCAACGGCCAACCCCGTCACTTTTTTGGAACTGCTTAAAAATAGCTTTCTCCTCTCCTTCGGCGTGGGGCTGGCTGCATTGCTGGTGGCTGTGACAGCCGCGTATGCCTTTTCACGCTTCAATTTTAAGCTACGTCAGATATTGATGATTCTGGTTTTTATCCCCTTGCTGATGCCCGCCATTGGTTTGATGACACCGCTTTTCCTGATGATGAATAGTTTTCGGGTCTTTGATTGCGGCGGTGGAATGATTGCAATCCAGCCTTTTTTGAGCTGTGCTTCAACGGGAAAATTGCTTTTCAATCTGCGTGATTCGCTTTTGGGTGTCGGTATCGCCATGATCTCCGGCGCATTACCTTTTGCAGTCTGGAATCTCAAAGGCTATCTGGATACCATCCCCAAAGAACTTGAAGAAGCGGCCGCTATTGATGGAGCGGATTCTAACCAGGTATTCTTTCGCATTGTGCTGCCACTGGCGGCTCCTCAGTTAGCCGTAACATTCTTCTTGGGCTTCATTGGTCACTGGCAAGAGTTTGCTATGCCCTGGCTATTCCTGACCAAACCGGAAAGTTACACGTTGGCGATGACGTTGTACAACATGACCGGCCAATATGCCAACGCCATTCCGTGGAATCGCTTCTCGGCGATGGCAATCATCGTCGCCGCGCCGGTTGCGGTGATCTATATCGTCCTCCAAAAACAGATCGTAGGTGGATTGACACTCGGTGGTGTCAAAGGGTAATTCGGCATGTGAAAAGGGACGGTTGTTTGACCGTCCCTTTTTCTCTTCTTTATGTGGAAACAAATCATCATACTCTTTTTTCTGGTTGTATTTTTGGCAACCAGTATTGTTGTCGAAGCAGGCTCTGGTATTCCCCTTCCAGAGCCTGCTTTGAGTGTACAAAACTCCGGACTGATTAGCGATATACCGCAAGTGAATTTGGAGCTTGCTGCACAGGACTGGTGGCGTGATGCTGTTTTTTACGAAATCTTCGTGCGTTCATTTTACGATTCAGATTGTGACGGCATTGGCGATTTCAACGGCATCACCCAAAAACTCGATTATCTGCAAGCACTGGGCGTCAATGCCATTTGGCTGATGCCAATTCACCCGTCGCCATCCTATCATGGCTATGATGTCCTCAACTACTATGCCGTCAATCACGAATACGGTAGCATGGATGATTTTCAGCGCCTGCTCGACGAAATTCACCGCCGGGAGATGCACCTGATTGTTGATTTAGTGCTCAATCATACCTCCAGCGCGCATCCTTTTTTTGTGGATGCCAACAATAACCCCAATTCCCCATACCGCGATTGGTATATCTGGTCCGACACGGATCCCGGCAACGGCTGGCATCAGGGCGCGCAAGGGTATTATTACGGTTTCTTTTGGTCGGGAATGCCCGACTTGAACTACACCAACCCCGAAGTCACCGCCCAGATGAATAACGTCGTGCGCTACT contains these protein-coding regions:
- a CDS encoding ABC transporter permease subunit; the encoded protein is MNTSGEASGRELPLWRQLLLQLLTLFIAAAVMFPIMYVITMSLSSVSTRPSSLELFPKEISLDAFKQVLDRPTANPVTFLELLKNSFLLSFGVGLAALLVAVTAAYAFSRFNFKLRQILMILVFIPLLMPAIGLMTPLFLMMNSFRVFDCGGGMIAIQPFLSCASTGKLLFNLRDSLLGVGIAMISGALPFAVWNLKGYLDTIPKELEEAAAIDGADSNQVFFRIVLPLAAPQLAVTFFLGFIGHWQEFAMPWLFLTKPESYTLAMTLYNMTGQYANAIPWNRFSAMAIIVAAPVAVIYIVLQKQIVGGLTLGGVKG
- a CDS encoding alpha-amylase; this translates as MATSIVVEAGSGIPLPEPALSVQNSGLISDIPQVNLELAAQDWWRDAVFYEIFVRSFYDSDCDGIGDFNGITQKLDYLQALGVNAIWLMPIHPSPSYHGYDVLNYYAVNHEYGSMDDFQRLLDEIHRREMHLIVDLVLNHTSSAHPFFVDANNNPNSPYRDWYIWSDTDPGNGWHQGAQGYYYGFFWSGMPDLNYTNPEVTAQMNNVVRYWLDDIGVDGFRIDAAKHLIEDGDQRENTPATHDWYKKFYAVYKTDHPNAYTVGEVYGAGGFIAQTYTDQLDHVFNFELASGFVNSANGRSNTGINSAYTLTLKNMLEGNFATFLTNHDQNRTMSVFNGDLGKAKTAASLLLTAPGTPFIYYGEEIGMQGKKPDEDIRLPMQWSADQQAGFSCPLA